Sequence from the Saccharopolyspora pogona genome:
AGACGGCTTCGACCACCGACACGATAGCCCACCACAGTGGACCCGGTGGAAACGGCGCGCACGCGTGGCCCGCACGATCGCGGCCGCGCTGCAAGTCCCGGTGGCGTGGGTGACCGTCACCGACGATGCCCACCGCACCTACCGCGCCCGAAGCGGCCCCGTCCCCGGTGACCTGATCACCATCACCGACACATCACGCTCATGGCGGTTCGTCCCCGACCTCACCACTACCGGCGACGGATGGCTCCTCATCGACGCCTGCCCCAGCTGCGGCGCGGACGTTCCGACTGCCCGCATAGCCACACTCGCCGACCTCGGCGACCACCTCGACCCCGACCACAACAAAAGACCCGTCCACGAGTTCTACACCGACCCCGCCCACCTACCAGGCTGCCGAAACACCCCACTACGACCCTGGTGGTTAATTGGTTTAGGCTGCCAGGCTGAGTTCGAGGCGGGCGAGGTGGCTGGTGCGGGTCCGGTCGAGCGGGTGGCCGTTCCACCAAGCGTCGAGTCTGATCAGGTTCAGTGCGGCGGCTGAGTAGACGTGGTCGAGGTGGGTCTTGGCCAGGCCTCGGTAGCGGGCACGGCGTAGTCCGGTGACGGCCGTGGCCTGGCGGATCGTGCCTTCGACGCCCGCGCGGAGGGCGTAGTCCTTCTGCCAGTCCTTGGTCTCCTGCTCGGCGCGGGCCCGTCGCAGTGCCTCGGTCATCTCCCTGGGATGTAAGGAGATCTGTCGGCGTCCGCTTTTCGCGGTGGTGCACTGCGCCCGGTGTGGGCAGGAGCCACAGACCGTCTTGGAGAACGTGACCACCGTCTTGGGGACCCCGTCTTGGACACAAGGAGTCCACGACGAGCTGAGTTGTCCAGCCGGGCAGGTCACCCGTTGGGCCTGCCAGTCGACGGCGAAGTCCGACGCGGCGAATCCCTCGTGGGCCTTGGCCTGGCGGGAGCGGTCCGGCAGCACAGGGGTGATCAGCGCGATGCCGAAGTTCTCCAGGGACCCCACGATCAGTTCGGCGGACGGGTAACCGGAATCAAGGTAGTGCTCGTCGGGCAGCAGATCCCGTTTCCGCAGAGCCTGATGGATCGGCCCGAGCATCGTGCTGTCAGAGACGGTGGCGTCGGTCGTGGCGACGTTCGTGATCAGATTCGGCTTCTGCGCGGCAGGATAGCGACA
This genomic interval carries:
- a CDS encoding transposase, which encodes MFWNGFKVHISETCAAPAPTEPAEDAGCRYPAAQKPNLITNVATTDATVSDSTMLGPIHQALRKRDLLPDEHYLDSGYPSAELIVGSLENFGIALITPVLPDRSRQAKAHEGFAASDFAVDWQAQRVTCPAGQLSSSWTPCVQDGVPKTVVTFSKTVCGSCPHRAQCTTAKSGRRQISLHPREMTEALRRARAEQETKDWQKDYALRAGVEGTIRQATAVTGLRRARYRGLAKTHLDHVYSAAALNLIRLDAWWNGHPLDRTRTSHLARLELSLAA